The Pedobacter frigiditerrae genomic sequence GAAGCTTCTTGATTATCATAACAGCGATTTTTGTCTTAATGGCTTACAACATCGAGATTAGTAGGTAGTCTTTTTTGTTTCTTCCAAATTAGCCATTCGGCGAATAGTAAATTTGGTACAAAACCCATCCAAGAAATGATCATGTATAAATGTAATGGGTCAATTTCTACAAGACTGGCTATTACAGGTTTCCATAAACGCAAAGTAACTGCAGAAAGGGTAAGCGCATAACTTCTGATCATGAAGTTTTTATGCGCCTTTACATTTCCTCTTTTAATTTCGGCCACCGCCTTATAGGTAAACCATAACCAAAGGCAATCTAAAATTATAAAAGCAATTTTTGAAGGCATTTGACCATTGGCATATATCGCCATGATAAAAGCAGGAATAAAATTGATAAAAACGTCGTACACGTAAATCTTACCCATCGTACGGTGCAATTTTATATGCGATTTTAGGATATGATTAGAAAACTGTGTAAAACCAGCAATTAGTGCAAATGCAATTGTAAAAACATGGGCATAAAAAGCAATTTTCCAAGGTAGGATATGCAGGTATTCTTTTTTGAATTGCAAAAAACCAATATCATCACGAACAGGGAAATAAATTACAATTCCCCTAAGCATCAAGAAGGTAACTATGCTTAATGCCAAATAAATAATGATGTTTTTGAAGATGTATTTTACAGTTTCCAGTTGGTGAATTTTAAAATGTCTATCAATTCTTTAGTCTAAAGTATCAAAAAATATGCTGTGTTAATTTATTGATGTGCTGTTAATGCATAATTAACCCCTTTTGACTAAACTTCGATTAATTTTTTTTCTTGCGAATTAAACGTATCAATCAAAATCTGCCAGATTGGTCACGGCAATATTACAGCTACTTTTTTATTGTTTTCACTTGCGGATTAAGCGTATCAAAATTATCATAACATACTAATTATGAGTACTTTATGATAAAAAATATTTTGTTTTCCCATCATTTTAAAATAGTTTTACCACACATAATTTATTCTAACCAAATATAAACATGAGAAAAAAATTTACCCTACTTGTTAGTATGGTCCTCACCGCCTTTACATTTTGTTTCGCGCAAGATGTGGTTGTAAAAGGTAGTATCAAGGACAAAGACGGCGCTCCGTTACCTGGAGTTTCTGTAAATGTTAAAAATTCTAAAATTGCGGCCTCCTCTAATGGAGATGGAGCTTATGCAATCGGTGTTCCGCCAAGCTCAACTTTGGTTTTTACCATGTTGGGTTATATTACCCAAGAGGTTCCCGTAAACAACAAAACGTCTATTGACGTTGTACTATTAGAGTCAGTTAGTCAGTTAACCGATGTTGTTGTTATTGGTTATGGAACAGCCCAAAAGAAAGATGTTACTGGAGCAGTTTCTAGTGTTAAGGCAACTCAACTAGAAAATGAAAATCCACAAAGTGTTTCTGATATTTTAAGAGGAAACATTCCTGGTTTAAGTGTTGGTTTTAGCAGTAGTGCCAAAGGTGGGGGAGATTTGTTAGTGAGAGGAAAAACCACACTTACCGCAAGTACTTCGCCATTAATTGTGCTTGATGGGGTAATTTTTATTGGGCAGCTTTCAGATATTAATCCAAATGACATCGAAAGTGTTGATGTGTTGAAGGATGCAAGTTCTCTAGCCGTATTTGGTGCCAAAGCGGCAACGGGTGTAGTCGCAATTACCACTAAAAAGGGCAAATCTGGTGCCCCAACAATTACAGTTAATAGCAACTTCGGAATTGCAACACTCGCTAAAGATCAACGTGTTTACGATGGGGCTGGCTTTTTAAATTGGCGTGCAGATGTGTTAAGGGCACCAGGCACACAACCAGCTTATATTTATAACGATCCAAATAATTTACCTGCGGGCGTTACGCTTACACAATGGTTAAATGGCCAAACCACAACTAACCCAACAGATTTGTGGCTAACGAGATTAGGCTTGGTTGCCAATGAAAGAGCAAACTATGTTGCTGGAAAAGAAATAGATTGGTACGATTTATTGTTTAGAACAGGACAACGTCAAGACCATACGGTTAGCATTGCAGGAAGAAAAGATGAGGTTAACTATTACATGTCTTTGGGTTATCTAAAAAATGAAAACCTTATAGAAGGTGGCGAGTTTAGTACTTTTCGCGGAAGAGTTAACTTGGAGGCAAAAGCAGCTAAATTTCTAACCTTAGGCCTTAATCTTCAATATGCAGCACGCGATGAGGGTGCAATTGAAGCAGATTGGGCACAATTAACCAATTTATCTCCTTATGGAGATTATTATAATGCTGATGGGTCTTTAAGGAGAATTCCTACAGATGATAATGGATTGAATGCTAGAAATCCATTTCTTAATCCGTTTTATAACGACCGCATGAATAAACAGAATACACTGTTTTCAACCTTGTTTGCTAAAGCATCACTGCCATTTGGTATTACATATACGCTAAATTTTAGTCCTGGATTAGACATGTATCGTACATTTAATACGCAATCTTCAAAAAATCCAAATGTAACTACACTCGGAGGGATTGCTTCTCGTGCACAAGAAACACGTTACAATTGGCAAATTGATAATATATTAAAGTGGAATAAAACTTTCGCTAAAATTCACTCGATTGATGTAACATTATTAGCCAACGCAGAAAAATACCAGTCTTGGTATACTTTATCTACTAATGAAGGTTTCAGCCCAAGCGATATTTTAGGCTATCATAATTTAGCTACAGGTAACAAACCTTCCATCAGTAGTGATGATATTGTTTATACAGGTGATGCCTTATTGGCGAGGTTAAATTATGGATTAATGAATCGATATAATTTTACCGCTTCTGTTCGTAGAGATGGATATTCAGGTTTTGGAGCAGATAAAAAATATGCAACCTTTCCTGCCGCTGCATTTGCATGGAGTTTCACTGAAGAAAGTTTCATGAAAAACATCAAATGGTTAAATTACGGTAAATTGAGAGTGTCTTATGGTATTAATGGTAACCGTGAGATTAGAAATGCTAGTAATGGGGTTATCGATCCTTATGTGGCTTTGTCTCAAGTTGATGCTGGTAAATATCAAATAGTTAGCCCGAATGGCGTGGCAAGCGAAACCAACACGCTTACACTAAATTCAAGAATGGGAAATTCTACTTTGGCATGGGAGAGAACAAAGGCATTAAACATTGGACTAGATTTCGGAATTTTGAATAATAGGATTAACGGATCTTTTGAATATTATGATAAAAAGACGTCAGATTTATTAATTGGCCAATCTCTTTCGGCAGTAACTGGTTATGCCAACGTAATCTCTAATTTGGCAGCAGTAAGTAACAAAGGTTTCGAATTTTCTATTAACAGCAAGAATTTAACAAGTGGAAAAGTATTGTGGAATACCACATTAAATTTTTCGCTCAATAGAAATAAAATTGATCGATTAGCTGGAGCAAGCAATGATTTAGTTAATGGTTGGTTCATTGGCAGGGACATAGACATAATTTGGGATTATAAAATTTTGGGAGTATGGCAAGCCGATGAAGTTGCAGAAGCAGCAAAATACACAAGAGGAGGCATTAGGCCTGGCGATTTTAAACTACAAGATGTAAACGGTGATTACTTATATACTGATGCAGATAAGCAATTTATAGGCTTTCGTAGTCCGAGGTTTAATTGGGCCCTTCGTAATGAATTTAATCTATTCAAGAGTTTCGATCTTTCCTTTCAGTTGATTTCTAACTGGGGGCAAAAAGCACAAGATAACCAAAGATTAAACCAACCAGGTGGTGTAGGCTTTGGTCGTACAAGTTCTTATGTTTTACCATATTGGACACCAGAGAACCCAACAAATGAATATGCTCGTTTAACTTCTAACTTTAGTGGAACCACTTTTAATGTATATAGCAAAAGTTCTTTTATTAGACTAAATACAGTTGCTCTTGCCTACACCATTCCTCCATCTATTTTGGGAAAGGTAAAAATCCAAAGTGCTAAAGTTTATTTCAATATTAATAATGCAGCACTGTATGCTCCAGATTGGAATCAATGGGATCCACAAAATAATGGACCAACACCAAGATATTATACGTTGGGCTTAAATCTTTCATTATAATCAATAGACAGACATGAAAAACTTAAATATAAAAATAATTCTTCCGGCACTGTTGCTGCTAACTGTTGTCAGTTGTAAAAAAACTTATTTAGATGCAGAAGTGCTTTCAAAATATGAACCAACAAATTCTTTAACAAATTTGGCCGGTATGAATGCTGCATTGGCGGGGCTGGGTGCCCAAACTAGGCGAGAATTTTTTGATGATATGGCACCAATCATTACCGAGGCTATTTTCTCAGATGTAGCAGTAGATGGCACTACTGATAAAAGTACTCAAGCTCAAGACATGAACACCAGGGTAACACCTGAGGCCAATCTGAACAGTCCAGATTTCAATAGAATTGGATTTTATTGGACCGAAGGATTTAGAGGTGTCAGATTTGCAAATACAATCATCAGCAGCATTGGCAATGTTACCTTTAAAAACGATGCCGAGAAAAATGCAATACTTGGTGCTGCCTACTTCTACAGAGCATATTATTATTACAGACTTGTTCATCAGTTTGGTGATGTTCCATTATTGTTGCAAGATTTAACTACTTCGAAAGATGATTTTTACTCAACTAAACGCGAAGTAATCTTAACTAGAATGCAAAGCGATTTAAAATTTGCTGAACAATGGGTTTTAGATGGTGGAAATAAAGGAGAGGTTACAAAAGGTGCAGTTAGTCACTTATTAACCAAAGTAAGTTTAGCTCTTGGTGATTTTGATGGCGCATTAACTGCTGCCAATAATGTTTTAAATGGAGGTAAATATGGCCTAATGAGAACGCGTTTTGGAAGTACCGCTGCAGATGCTACAAAAAATGTAATCTGGGATTTACACCGTATGGATAACAAGGCTATTGCTGCAAATAGAGAAGCCTTATTTTTGGTTATCGATAGAGAAACGTTACTTGGTTTTACGCCAAATGGGTCTCAAGTAATGAGAAACTGTGTGCCTGCATGGCATTTTACAAACCTTAAAACTCCATCTGGAGCATTACAGGCTATTGTAGATGGAGTAACGGCAGAAATTCCATTAACATTAATGTACGGTAGGGGAATTGGTAGGTATCGCGGTACGCCTTATAGTACCAAATATATCTGGACAGATAATACAGATTATCGTCATGCACCTGGTATGTGGATGAACATGACCGATTTGGTTTATAATAACCCTGCAATTAAAACAGGAACTAATGTGTCTGAAAGAGCACTTTTTGGCAAGCCACTAGTTGATGTTACACCTGCCAATGTTAATAATATGTTTTTAAATAAGGGAACAGATACAATCCGTCACTTTTTTGGGTGGCCGCATTATAAAACCTTTATTAACTCTACCAACGCCTTGGCTGTTGATAAGTATTGGTCGCCACCTAGAGGTACAAATACAGATTGGTATGTTTTCCGCCTTGCAGAAACTTATTTATTGAGGGCCGAAGTGTATTATTGGAAAGGAGATTTAGCTTCAGCAATGGCTGATATTAATCAGGTTAGATCAAGAGCAAACGCAACTTTATTAACTGATCCTTCAACAATTACCATCGGAACAATTTTAGATGAAAGAGCAAGGGAGCTATATTATGAAGAGCCACGTAAAACGGAGCTTACGCGAATGGCATACATTTTTGCGAAAACGGGAAAACCAGCTTACAATGGCAAAACATATACCATGTCGAACTTTTCTGATGTAAACTTTTTTTATGACCGCATCATGGAGAAAAACGATTTTTACAAAAATCAAGTTCCAACAATTTCAGGGGTGAACTTTAAAATTTCGCCCTATCATGTTTTATGGCCTATACCTGCTGATGCACAGCGTTTTAATATAAATGGTCGTATCAATCAAAACAAAGGATATACTGGATATGAAAATAACGTTCCAGCATTAGATAAAATACCTTAATACAGTTTGGTATGGTTGTTAAAACCAAGAGAGGCAGTTCGTAAAAAGATTGCCTCTTTTTTGTTATGGGAGAATGTTTCTAAATTAAAAACAGATGCCATAATGCAATCGGATTGCTATAGCTTTGCTTCAAATATTTAATGATGTCGAAAACAAAACTTACAATTAACAATAACGGTTCAGTTAAAATAGAAGGAGATTTCGAAATTGTAGATAGAAGTGGTAACGCTTATGGTTTACAAGGAAGAACGGTTCTTTCAATTTGTCGCTGCGGTTTATCAAGTAACAAACCTTTTTGTGATGGTTCACATAATGGCCATTTTGAACACGAAGCAGTAGCTTTTGATCTGCCGCCAAAAAAAGTTTAATTTACTCAATGTCAAAAAGCATCAATCTTAATCGGGTTGATGCTTTTTGCTTTTAATAGGCACATCATCATACATTCATTTTAATATATTTGGATTAATCAAGCCTCACCCAATGCCACATTTACTAGATAACCCAATTTATAATGCTTTAGTTTCGGCGCATCATCCAATTTCGTTGGGAACAAAAACAGTAAGGTATTACTTGCCGAGTTTCGCCTCTTTTGCTGGCTTAAAGGATAATTCTGCTGCTAATTTTGAAGAGCTTTACGAAATCAGTGAGCCAGAAAGTTTCTTTATTGTGTTCTCTATCAACCCTCTTGAAATTTCAGATCAATGGAAGCTCATAAAGCAAATTAATATGTTTCAATTGGTCTATGAATATCAAACTGTGCCAACTGGCGATGAAAGTGAATTTGTAGATTTAAATGAAACCCACGTTGATGAAATGATAACCTTAGTTCAGTTAACGGAACCCGGTCCATTTTTAGAAAAAACGATAGATTTTGGTAATTACACAGGCGTTTTTGAAGGAGGAAAGTTGATTTCAATGGCAGGTCATCGTTTTAATCCAACACCTTATACAGAAGTTAGTGCGGTTTGTACTCATCCCAATCATTTGGGCAAAGGTTATGCCTATCGTTTATTAAGAGAACAGATTAAACGTATTCTAGCTAAAAATGAAATTCCTTTTTTACACGTTAGAGATGATAACGAAGGAGCCATTAAGCTTTACGAAAAACTGGGTTTTAAAATTAGAACTAGCATGATTGCTTATGTGATTAAAAAAGCTTAGCTAAAAAGCTTTTCTACCTCTATAATTTTTAGGTGCAATCTTATCTTTTTTCTTAAAGAGTTTTGACAGGTAGGAAACAGATTCAAAACCAGTTTGGTAGGCAATTTCGCTGATGCTGAGACTTGTATTAGATAGCAATTCTTTTACTTTATCAAGTCTTAAATTTAGTAAGTATTGATTTGGTGATAAGCCAGTGAGGTTTTTAAAGTCCTTGCGTAACTTAGAATAGCCAGCTGGTAGTTTGCTCAAAATTTGCTCAATAGTAGCCTTGTTCGGAACGGATTCCCGTAACAAAAATTTAGCTTCTTCAACTAGCTTAGCAGTATTATCCATGTTAATTTCATGATATTGAGAAACCGCTTGTATA encodes the following:
- a CDS encoding RagB/SusD family nutrient uptake outer membrane protein, which translates into the protein MKNLNIKIILPALLLLTVVSCKKTYLDAEVLSKYEPTNSLTNLAGMNAALAGLGAQTRREFFDDMAPIITEAIFSDVAVDGTTDKSTQAQDMNTRVTPEANLNSPDFNRIGFYWTEGFRGVRFANTIISSIGNVTFKNDAEKNAILGAAYFYRAYYYYRLVHQFGDVPLLLQDLTTSKDDFYSTKREVILTRMQSDLKFAEQWVLDGGNKGEVTKGAVSHLLTKVSLALGDFDGALTAANNVLNGGKYGLMRTRFGSTAADATKNVIWDLHRMDNKAIAANREALFLVIDRETLLGFTPNGSQVMRNCVPAWHFTNLKTPSGALQAIVDGVTAEIPLTLMYGRGIGRYRGTPYSTKYIWTDNTDYRHAPGMWMNMTDLVYNNPAIKTGTNVSERALFGKPLVDVTPANVNNMFLNKGTDTIRHFFGWPHYKTFINSTNALAVDKYWSPPRGTNTDWYVFRLAETYLLRAEVYYWKGDLASAMADINQVRSRANATLLTDPSTITIGTILDERARELYYEEPRKTELTRMAYIFAKTGKPAYNGKTYTMSNFSDVNFFYDRIMEKNDFYKNQVPTISGVNFKISPYHVLWPIPADAQRFNINGRINQNKGYTGYENNVPALDKIP
- a CDS encoding DUF2306 domain-containing protein gives rise to the protein MALSIVTFLMLRGIVIYFPVRDDIGFLQFKKEYLHILPWKIAFYAHVFTIAFALIAGFTQFSNHILKSHIKLHRTMGKIYVYDVFINFIPAFIMAIYANGQMPSKIAFIILDCLWLWFTYKAVAEIKRGNVKAHKNFMIRSYALTLSAVTLRLWKPVIASLVEIDPLHLYMIISWMGFVPNLLFAEWLIWKKQKRLPTNLDVVSH
- a CDS encoding CDGSH iron-sulfur domain-containing protein; translated protein: MSKTKLTINNNGSVKIEGDFEIVDRSGNAYGLQGRTVLSICRCGLSSNKPFCDGSHNGHFEHEAVAFDLPPKKV
- a CDS encoding GNAT family N-acetyltransferase, which translates into the protein MPHLLDNPIYNALVSAHHPISLGTKTVRYYLPSFASFAGLKDNSAANFEELYEISEPESFFIVFSINPLEISDQWKLIKQINMFQLVYEYQTVPTGDESEFVDLNETHVDEMITLVQLTEPGPFLEKTIDFGNYTGVFEGGKLISMAGHRFNPTPYTEVSAVCTHPNHLGKGYAYRLLREQIKRILAKNEIPFLHVRDDNEGAIKLYEKLGFKIRTSMIAYVIKKA
- a CDS encoding SusC/RagA family TonB-linked outer membrane protein translates to MRKKFTLLVSMVLTAFTFCFAQDVVVKGSIKDKDGAPLPGVSVNVKNSKIAASSNGDGAYAIGVPPSSTLVFTMLGYITQEVPVNNKTSIDVVLLESVSQLTDVVVIGYGTAQKKDVTGAVSSVKATQLENENPQSVSDILRGNIPGLSVGFSSSAKGGGDLLVRGKTTLTASTSPLIVLDGVIFIGQLSDINPNDIESVDVLKDASSLAVFGAKAATGVVAITTKKGKSGAPTITVNSNFGIATLAKDQRVYDGAGFLNWRADVLRAPGTQPAYIYNDPNNLPAGVTLTQWLNGQTTTNPTDLWLTRLGLVANERANYVAGKEIDWYDLLFRTGQRQDHTVSIAGRKDEVNYYMSLGYLKNENLIEGGEFSTFRGRVNLEAKAAKFLTLGLNLQYAARDEGAIEADWAQLTNLSPYGDYYNADGSLRRIPTDDNGLNARNPFLNPFYNDRMNKQNTLFSTLFAKASLPFGITYTLNFSPGLDMYRTFNTQSSKNPNVTTLGGIASRAQETRYNWQIDNILKWNKTFAKIHSIDVTLLANAEKYQSWYTLSTNEGFSPSDILGYHNLATGNKPSISSDDIVYTGDALLARLNYGLMNRYNFTASVRRDGYSGFGADKKYATFPAAAFAWSFTEESFMKNIKWLNYGKLRVSYGINGNREIRNASNGVIDPYVALSQVDAGKYQIVSPNGVASETNTLTLNSRMGNSTLAWERTKALNIGLDFGILNNRINGSFEYYDKKTSDLLIGQSLSAVTGYANVISNLAAVSNKGFEFSINSKNLTSGKVLWNTTLNFSLNRNKIDRLAGASNDLVNGWFIGRDIDIIWDYKILGVWQADEVAEAAKYTRGGIRPGDFKLQDVNGDYLYTDADKQFIGFRSPRFNWALRNEFNLFKSFDLSFQLISNWGQKAQDNQRLNQPGGVGFGRTSSYVLPYWTPENPTNEYARLTSNFSGTTFNVYSKSSFIRLNTVALAYTIPPSILGKVKIQSAKVYFNINNAALYAPDWNQWDPQNNGPTPRYYTLGLNLSL